From Rutidosis leptorrhynchoides isolate AG116_Rl617_1_P2 chromosome 3, CSIRO_AGI_Rlap_v1, whole genome shotgun sequence, a single genomic window includes:
- the LOC139902604 gene encoding uncharacterized protein, with protein sequence MKVHPTSNKRNITVRYDFHSESTTAGVTIRQKKLRRLPHIFAKVLELPFYSDADVSIQETSESFKFVVDTDDDIGTDIAAHTIEIYPGVTKIVVGGDRVVNDRVNPVNELEIDVWRFRLPASTQPELATASFSDGELVVVVPKDVGSHGNLFLFSN encoded by the coding sequence ATGAAGGTTCATCCAACATCTAATAAACGAAACATCACCGTACGTTACGATTTTCATTCCGAATCCACTACCGCCGGAGTAACTATCCGGCAAAAAAAGCTCCGCCGACTTCCACACATCTTCGCTAAAGTTCTCGAACTACCGTTTTACTCCGACGCCGATGTTTCCATTCAAGAAACATCCGAATCGTTCAAATTCGTTGTTGATACAGATGATGATATAGGTACAGATATCGCCGCTCACACTATTGAGATTTATCCCGGTGTTACGAAGATTGTTGTAGGTGGAGATCGAGTGGTTAATGATCGTGTTAATCCGGTTAATGAATTGGAGATTGATGTGTGGAGGTTTAGGCTTCCGGCGTCCACGCAACCGGAGCTTGCGACGGCGTCGTTTAGTGACGGAGAGCTTGTGGTTGTTGTACCAAAGGATGTTGGAAGCCATGGCAATCTGTTCTTGTTTAGTAATTGA
- the LOC139899306 gene encoding ribosome production factor 2 homolog has protein sequence MLRIKTPKSLRAKRELEKRAPKLVELGKKTLILHGTKTSNVLNSVLTEIYHLKKDNSVKYSRRNDNIRPFESGGESSLEFYSLKTDCSLFVFGSHSKKRPDNLVIGRTYDHHIYDLVEVGVENFKSMASFSYDKKLAPLIGSKPFFAFMGEEFENVIELKHLKEVLLDLFRGQVVKSLNLAGLDRVYVCTALSSNRVFFTQCALRLKKSGTVVPKMELIEVGPSMDLVFRRHRLPDEGLKKEAMKIAPELIKKKEKNVSKDPIEGKIGKVYVPDQQIGSASLPFKVKGAKRERREAKANAEGNKHAEKKQKRDDADA, from the exons ATGTTGCGAATTAAAACCCCTAAATCGCTGAGAGCCAAAAGAGAGCTTGAGAAACGTGCACCAAAACTG GTGGAACTTGGGAAAAAGACACTGATATTACATGGAACGAAAACTAGCAATGTTCTAAATTCTGTATTGACAGAAATATATCATTTAAAGAAGGATAATTCTGTGAAATATAGTCGAAGAAACGATAACATTAGGCCTTTTGAAAGTGGAGGTGAATCTTCACTTGagttttattctctcaaaaccgaTTGCAGTCTATTTGTG TTTGGTTCACACTCAAAGAAGCGGCCTGATAATCTTGTAATAGGACGAACATATGATCATCATATTTACGACCTTGTGGAAGTGGGAGTTGAAAATTTCAAAAGTATGGCATCGTTTTCGTATGATAAGAAACTAGCTCCATTGATCGGATCAAAGCCATTTTTTGCTTTTATGGGAGAAGAATTTGAAAATGTTATAGAACTAAAACACCTTAAAGAGGTTTTGCTTGATTTATTCAGAGGTCAAGTTGTCAAAAGTTTAAATCTTGCGGGGTTAGATCGTGTGTACGTTTGTACAGCTCTTTCATCTAACAGAGTGTTTTTTACACAATGTGCTTTGAGGCTTAAAAAGTCTGGTACTGTTGTCCCGAAGATGGAGTTGATTGAGGTGGGTCCCTCTATGGATTTGGTATTCAGAAGACATCGTCTTCCTGATGAAGGTTTAAAGAAGGAAGCTATGAAAATTGCTCCCGAGTTAATCAAGAAGAAG GAGAAAAATGTAAGCAAAGATCCAATTGAGGGGAAAATCGGCAAGGTTTATGTTCCAGATCAACAG ATTGGAAGTGCTTCTTTACCTTTTAAGGTGAAGGGAGCTAAAAGGGAGCGACGTGAAGCTAAGGCTAACGCTGAAGGCAATAAGCATGCTGAAAAGAAGCAGAAGCGAGATGATGCTGATGCTTGA